One window from the genome of Pedobacter schmidteae encodes:
- the rpsG gene encoding 30S ribosomal protein S7, whose protein sequence is MRKSKPKKRIILPDPKFNDVQVTRFVNNMMFDGKKSIAYSIFYDAVELAEKKAGENGLEVWKRALTNVMPAVEVKSRRVGGANFQVPTEVRPDRKIALGMKWLISYARKRGEKTMKEKLAGEIVSAAKGEGAAVKKKEDTHKMAEANKAFSHFRF, encoded by the coding sequence ATGAGAAAATCAAAACCAAAAAAGAGAATCATTCTTCCTGATCCGAAATTTAACGATGTTCAGGTGACCCGTTTCGTTAACAACATGATGTTTGACGGAAAAAAATCTATCGCTTATTCAATTTTTTATGATGCTGTAGAATTGGCAGAGAAAAAAGCAGGCGAGAACGGATTAGAAGTATGGAAACGTGCTTTAACCAATGTAATGCCTGCAGTAGAGGTTAAGTCTCGCCGTGTTGGTGGTGCTAACTTCCAGGTACCTACAGAGGTTAGACCTGACCGTAAGATTGCTTTAGGTATGAAATGGTTAATTTCATATGCTCGCAAACGTGGTGAAAAAACAATGAAAGAGAAATTAGCAGGTGAAATTGTTTCAGCAGCTAAAGGTGAAGGTGCAGCAGTTAAGAAAAAAGAAGATACGCATAAAATGGCTGAAGCCAACAAAGCGTTCTCTCATTTCCGTTTCTAA
- the rpsL gene encoding 30S ribosomal protein S12, with the protein MPTIQQLVRKGRVALEFKSKSPALDSCPQRRGVCTRVYTTTPKKPNSAMRKVARVRLTNGKEVNAYIPGEGHNLQEHSIVLIRGGRVKDLPGVRYHIIRGALDTSGVAGRNQRRSKYGTKRPKPGQVAAAPTKGKKK; encoded by the coding sequence ATGCCAACCATTCAACAATTAGTTAGAAAAGGTAGAGTAGCACTGGAGTTCAAGAGTAAGTCTCCGGCGTTGGACAGCTGTCCACAGCGAAGAGGTGTATGTACACGTGTATATACCACTACCCCTAAAAAACCAAACTCAGCAATGCGTAAAGTAGCGCGTGTACGTTTAACCAATGGTAAAGAGGTTAATGCTTACATCCCTGGAGAAGGTCACAACTTACAGGAGCACTCGATCGTATTGATCCGTGGTGGTCGTGTTAAAGATTTGCCAGGTGTACGTTATCACATCATCCGTGGAGCATTAGATACTTCAGGTGTTGCTGGTCGTAACCAACGTCGTTCTAAATACGGAACAAAACGTCCTAAACCAGGACAAGTAGCTGCGGCACCAACAAAAGGTAAAAAGAAATAA
- a CDS encoding acyloxyacyl hydrolase, with protein sequence MIKPTRFKMNAPSPVSFYHFLLFLILFISAADLRAQEKDVRNSLEFSPQVSLGVFTAEQKLTGTAYGGELIYHMSTVAHPRPWMKVLNLESLDLVFNYKNMSNIVMLSDPRPHRFGDSYALIAALNFSLLKTKKTEVFVTPGLGMGYLGETWFTNENVLVGSHLNFSSRIALKVATKISPSTKLSAGLDVLHFSNGGARVPNNGMNVSSLSLGIVQSLKTNSAVDTSVWRKPMNYKKHSVDFGVNIGRRGVYRTKEGLYKTGLYAGYNYRLNTVLGFGAGVDAVYYHTIYDPLRNTETFQSKASSFDRWRVGVAVGPDLWMGRLGLMVKYGYYLHYNSLMKNKTYWTPGLKYNVLDWAAIQAKIYIHQTEADFVGFGFIFTP encoded by the coding sequence ATGATCAAGCCAACCCGTTTCAAAATGAACGCTCCGAGCCCTGTTAGTTTTTACCATTTTCTTTTATTTTTAATTCTGTTTATATCTGCAGCTGATCTTCGGGCGCAGGAAAAAGACGTCAGAAATAGTCTGGAGTTTTCGCCGCAGGTTTCTTTGGGGGTGTTTACTGCAGAACAAAAACTAACGGGAACGGCTTATGGTGGTGAGCTTATTTATCATATGAGTACCGTCGCCCATCCCAGGCCATGGATGAAAGTGTTGAATTTGGAGAGTCTGGATCTGGTGTTTAATTATAAGAATATGAGCAACATTGTAATGCTGTCTGATCCAAGACCTCATCGGTTTGGAGATTCTTATGCTTTGATTGCTGCGCTTAACTTTTCGTTGCTGAAGACAAAAAAAACGGAAGTGTTTGTTACGCCCGGATTAGGAATGGGGTATCTGGGGGAGACCTGGTTTACGAATGAAAATGTATTGGTAGGAAGCCATCTTAATTTTTCTTCTCGCATAGCATTAAAAGTTGCTACTAAAATTAGCCCCTCTACAAAACTATCAGCAGGCTTGGACGTATTGCATTTTTCAAATGGAGGGGCACGGGTGCCCAATAACGGGATGAATGTGAGCAGCTTGAGTTTAGGGATTGTACAGTCGTTAAAAACCAATTCGGCAGTGGATACCTCAGTGTGGAGAAAACCAATGAATTATAAAAAACACAGTGTAGATTTTGGTGTTAATATTGGGCGCCGGGGTGTTTACCGTACTAAAGAAGGGTTGTATAAGACAGGCCTGTATGCAGGGTATAATTATCGTTTGAATACGGTTTTGGGCTTTGGAGCCGGAGTAGATGCAGTATACTATCATACAATTTATGATCCCTTAAGGAATACCGAAACCTTTCAATCTAAAGCCAGTTCATTTGATAGGTGGAGAGTTGGCGTAGCGGTTGGCCCCGATTTGTGGATGGGTAGGTTAGGGTTAATGGTGAAATATGGATATTACCTTCATTATAATAGTTTAATGAAGAACAAAACTTACTGGACGCCTGGTTTGAAATATAATGTGCTGGATTGGGCTGCCATTCAGGCTAAAATATATATTCATCAGACAGAGGCGGATTTTGTAGGGTTTGGATTTATTTTTACGCCTTAA
- a CDS encoding VF530 family DNA-binding protein, giving the protein MAVREQENNPLHGKTLEFILKQLVWHYGWEELGQLVRIACFNNNPTMNSSLKFLRKTDWARKKVEKLYLNTFH; this is encoded by the coding sequence ATGGCAGTACGAGAACAGGAAAACAATCCGTTACATGGTAAAACACTTGAATTTATATTGAAGCAGCTGGTGTGGCATTATGGTTGGGAAGAATTGGGACAGCTGGTACGTATCGCATGCTTTAATAATAATCCAACTATGAATTCGAGCCTGAAGTTTTTGAGAAAAACGGATTGGGCTCGTAAAAAGGTGGAGAAATTATACCTGAACACATTCCATTAA
- a CDS encoding DUF2027 domain-containing protein, whose amino-acid sequence MDLKLGDFVRFVDENIEGYITRIIDKDTIGVTDSNDFEIPVLASKVTLVHGDVHDNDIVTIKPNVAVPEAEFKKEGIYLALVTDQHSNSVAHFYLINESSYQLLASLTTEKQDTFKGEFSGTVAANTTTKIYSAQLGDIQIWPKFRLEILTNTKTNVEPKKPIVFHKNIKGKDLSVAKEEITLLKQKGWLIQLEEPEAIADLEKLKARFQGQK is encoded by the coding sequence ATGGATTTAAAATTAGGTGATTTTGTTCGTTTTGTTGACGAAAACATAGAAGGGTACATTACCCGTATTATTGATAAAGATACTATTGGCGTAACCGATTCAAATGATTTTGAAATCCCTGTTCTGGCCTCAAAAGTAACGCTGGTCCACGGTGATGTTCATGACAATGACATCGTAACCATCAAACCAAATGTAGCAGTCCCGGAAGCCGAGTTTAAAAAAGAAGGCATCTATCTTGCACTTGTTACCGATCAGCATAGCAATTCGGTAGCGCATTTTTATCTCATTAACGAAAGCTCCTATCAATTATTGGCCAGCCTCACTACCGAAAAGCAGGATACATTTAAAGGAGAATTTTCAGGTACCGTTGCTGCCAATACCACCACCAAAATCTACTCAGCTCAACTTGGTGACATTCAGATCTGGCCCAAATTCAGATTGGAAATCCTGACCAATACCAAAACAAATGTCGAACCAAAAAAACCAATTGTTTTTCACAAAAATATCAAAGGGAAAGACCTGTCTGTGGCCAAAGAAGAAATCACACTACTTAAACAAAAAGGCTGGCTGATTCAACTAGAGGAACCGGAAGCGATCGCGGATCTTGAAAAACTGAAAGCCCGATTTCAAGGTCAAAAATAA
- a CDS encoding M1 family metallopeptidase: MIHKLTSLWALLCLWCITGLAQQTTPLVTNYDPHAAFSPLFYTQNGNEYRSASGAPGPKYWQNRADYHIVANLDEAKNTVSGTVTITYKNNSPDRLPFLWLQLDQNLFSGNSRGNALIPLGSRYGSRGESLEGGYKIDGITVSQKLKPVKFTTLTEDTRMQIRLAVPMEANGDVVVVKMNFSFVVPVNGSDRMGHLATKNGEIFTIAQWFPRMSVYDDVLGWNTLPYWGAGEFYCEYGDIDFSVTAPASHIVMGSGELLNPQEVFTAQQLQRWNAAKESDKTIAVRSATEVTDPKSRPAKEKLTWKFRIKDTRDVAWASSKAFVLDAARINLPSGKKAMAVSAHPIESNDKDSYGRGVEYVKASVEHYSNKWFEYPYPMAVNVACNVSGMEYPGIVFCGWNAKGASAWGVIDHEFGHTWFPMIVGSNERKFGWMDEGFNTFINGLSSAAFNNGEYKELPNDMHIIAKRTAQQELEYIMLSPDAMKEANIGINLYYKPGWGLDILRNEILGADRFDYAFRNYIAQWAYKHPTPFDFFRSMENAAGEDLSWFWRGWFLENWKMDQAIAAVKEVKDNGTITGYNIVVANMEKMPMPIILEFKTKNGKTDMIKIPVDVWMRNKTWTVFYPTSEEVTSVVLDPKHVLPDVDDSNNSWEKN; encoded by the coding sequence ATGATTCATAAATTAACTTCATTATGGGCCTTACTATGCTTATGGTGTATAACAGGTTTGGCCCAGCAAACGACACCTCTGGTAACTAATTACGATCCGCACGCAGCATTTAGCCCGTTGTTTTATACGCAAAATGGTAATGAATACCGTTCGGCCAGTGGTGCTCCGGGGCCTAAATATTGGCAAAACCGTGCCGATTATCATATTGTTGCCAACCTGGACGAAGCGAAAAATACAGTATCGGGAACAGTTACAATTACCTATAAAAATAATAGCCCCGATAGGCTCCCTTTTTTATGGTTGCAGTTGGATCAGAACTTGTTTTCGGGTAATTCCAGAGGGAATGCACTGATTCCTTTAGGAAGTCGGTACGGCTCCAGGGGAGAAAGTCTGGAGGGTGGTTATAAGATAGATGGGATCACGGTATCACAAAAGCTGAAACCGGTAAAGTTTACTACTTTGACTGAGGATACCCGAATGCAGATTCGTTTGGCTGTGCCTATGGAAGCTAATGGTGATGTGGTAGTTGTTAAGATGAATTTTTCTTTTGTAGTGCCGGTAAATGGTTCGGACAGGATGGGGCATCTGGCCACCAAAAATGGAGAGATATTTACTATTGCTCAATGGTTTCCCAGGATGAGTGTTTATGATGATGTATTGGGTTGGAATACATTGCCTTACTGGGGAGCGGGAGAGTTTTATTGCGAATATGGCGACATAGACTTTTCGGTAACTGCACCAGCCAGTCATATCGTGATGGGCTCGGGTGAATTGTTGAACCCGCAGGAAGTGTTTACCGCGCAGCAATTGCAACGATGGAACGCTGCCAAAGAAAGCGATAAAACAATCGCTGTTCGTTCAGCAACAGAAGTAACAGATCCTAAATCGAGGCCGGCAAAGGAAAAGCTTACCTGGAAATTCAGGATTAAAGATACACGCGACGTAGCATGGGCCTCGTCGAAAGCTTTTGTGCTTGATGCTGCACGCATCAATCTGCCAAGTGGGAAAAAAGCCATGGCTGTTTCGGCACATCCTATTGAAAGCAATGATAAAGATAGTTATGGCAGAGGAGTAGAGTATGTAAAAGCGTCGGTTGAACATTATTCTAATAAATGGTTTGAATATCCTTATCCTATGGCGGTGAATGTGGCCTGTAATGTAAGTGGGATGGAATATCCGGGAATTGTATTTTGTGGTTGGAATGCAAAAGGAGCATCGGCATGGGGGGTGATTGATCATGAGTTTGGGCATACCTGGTTCCCGATGATTGTGGGAAGCAATGAACGTAAGTTTGGATGGATGGATGAAGGGTTTAATACTTTTATTAATGGCTTATCATCGGCCGCATTTAACAATGGCGAGTATAAAGAGTTGCCAAATGATATGCACATCATTGCCAAACGCACCGCACAACAGGAACTGGAATATATTATGCTGAGCCCGGATGCCATGAAGGAGGCAAACATTGGGATTAATTTATACTATAAACCAGGTTGGGGATTAGATATTTTAAGAAATGAAATACTGGGCGCTGATAGGTTTGATTACGCGTTTAGAAACTATATAGCGCAATGGGCGTATAAACATCCTACTCCTTTTGATTTTTTCCGTTCTATGGAAAACGCTGCGGGTGAAGATCTTTCCTGGTTTTGGCGAGGCTGGTTTTTAGAAAACTGGAAAATGGATCAGGCTATTGCTGCAGTAAAAGAGGTTAAAGATAATGGAACAATAACCGGTTATAATATTGTTGTTGCCAATATGGAGAAAATGCCGATGCCAATTATTCTGGAGTTTAAAACAAAAAATGGCAAAACTGATATGATTAAAATCCCTGTGGATGTATGGATGAGGAATAAAACCTGGACCGTTTTTTATCCGACAAGTGAGGAGGTAACTTCGGTTGTTTTAGACCCTAAACATGTTTTGCCTGATGTGGATGATAGTAATAATTCATGGGAAAAAAATTAA
- a CDS encoding carboxypeptidase-like regulatory domain-containing protein, which translates to MLKNLFLLLIIVAPFKLVAQTAVSGTVYDFDNRTFPLQNVKVKNLTSKSVVLTKAAGQFSIPAKVGDLIEFSSVGYHTDTLFLINLESKIIFLPGNTTTLREVEIVSAKVNPSILAADPLARPYARISPDGLNGKGNNDRAGGLLFNLGYGKYKRQQEKIRLLEERDKYQAEINAIFTAEYVSDLVKLKGDDLRNFMSLYRPPEELVKSERPFNYAYYTVKSYHAWLKLSPEERKISSMPVLKAN; encoded by the coding sequence ATGCTTAAAAATCTTTTTTTGCTTCTGATTATTGTTGCTCCGTTTAAATTGGTGGCCCAAACTGCCGTTTCGGGAACTGTGTATGATTTTGACAATAGAACCTTCCCCTTACAAAATGTTAAAGTAAAAAACCTGACGAGCAAGTCGGTAGTGCTGACGAAAGCGGCTGGACAATTTAGCATTCCGGCGAAAGTGGGCGACTTGATAGAATTTTCGTCGGTAGGGTACCATACCGATACGTTGTTTTTGATAAACCTGGAGTCTAAAATCATATTTCTTCCGGGAAATACAACAACATTAAGGGAGGTTGAGATTGTGAGCGCAAAGGTTAACCCTTCCATTTTAGCTGCTGATCCTTTGGCCAGGCCTTATGCCCGCATTTCTCCTGATGGATTGAACGGCAAGGGTAATAATGACCGTGCAGGTGGGTTATTGTTTAACTTAGGCTATGGCAAATATAAGCGACAACAGGAAAAGATCAGGTTGCTCGAAGAACGCGATAAATATCAGGCAGAGATCAATGCCATTTTTACTGCGGAGTATGTGTCGGATCTGGTTAAACTTAAAGGCGATGACCTGAGAAATTTTATGTCGCTTTACAGGCCGCCGGAAGAGCTGGTGAAAAGTGAAAGACCATTTAATTATGCCTATTATACGGTCAAATCTTACCATGCCTGGTTAAAGCTGTCGCCCGAAGAAAGGAAAATATCTTCTATGCCTGTCTTAAAGGCCAACTAA
- a CDS encoding arsenate reductase: protein MIVYGIPNCNTVKKARVWLEENGFNPEFHDFKKKGITAAKLNEWCEVFGWELVLNKKGTTWRNLSPEVQSSVKDQKSAVALLLQNTSAIKRPIVEVEGKPVLISFNEDQYAAILK, encoded by the coding sequence ATGATCGTATACGGAATACCCAATTGCAATACTGTAAAAAAAGCCAGGGTTTGGCTGGAAGAGAATGGTTTTAATCCTGAATTTCATGATTTTAAAAAGAAAGGCATTACAGCCGCAAAGCTTAATGAGTGGTGTGAAGTTTTTGGGTGGGAGCTCGTTTTAAACAAAAAAGGGACCACCTGGAGGAATTTAAGTCCCGAGGTACAGTCGAGTGTTAAAGATCAGAAAAGTGCTGTAGCGTTGTTGCTCCAAAACACCAGCGCAATAAAACGTCCGATTGTTGAAGTTGAAGGTAAGCCTGTGCTGATCAGTTTTAATGAAGATCAGTATGCTGCCATACTGAAGTAG
- a CDS encoding sensor histidine kinase, producing MNPKEIAKLELWIVSGCIVIAFIFSLIERVFLPINSMVTQGTTIAGVSPSNLTIFAELFVPILFNYLIIYICYLFLSFHVAPELNKDEGRPAKSVALVFLLIAAAILIDIVNIYWAILLSLKLLFILFTCKRSNKANSFYIEAGFLTCIWILSISTVAFLSFNNLIKTYFVLVVPIAILMYLYSVYHLIPRLANKKWQRTNYFFTIFLFAVITSLLLSGLFGLVLSPSYTYYSSLSVPTFSSMSVKQLYSTAREKEFLLTVAFGNFFTQTLLVVPLSWRICKGRNSKKLEEIQTLKTELGKSDANLNFLKSQINPHFLFNALNTLYGTALQEKAERTGEGIQKLGDMMRFMLQENIEDKIMLSKDVDYLNNYIALQKLRTSVSADITIETQIEEQLNNLLIAPMLLIPFVENAFKHGISLNAPSHIKITLQTSGQILYFDVHNSIHHKKDSDPEKLQGGIGLQNVQQRLMLIYPDKHELIIRENAKEFFIHLTLQLNGNE from the coding sequence ATGAATCCAAAAGAAATAGCAAAACTTGAATTGTGGATCGTTTCCGGCTGTATCGTCATTGCATTTATCTTCTCCCTGATTGAAAGGGTATTCCTGCCAATAAATTCTATGGTGACTCAGGGCACAACCATAGCCGGCGTTAGTCCTTCCAATCTCACCATCTTTGCAGAACTTTTTGTGCCCATTCTTTTCAACTACCTGATCATTTACATTTGCTATTTGTTTCTCTCCTTTCATGTTGCCCCCGAACTGAATAAAGACGAAGGCCGACCCGCAAAAAGTGTTGCATTGGTATTCTTACTCATTGCAGCTGCCATACTGATAGATATTGTCAACATCTATTGGGCCATCCTGCTATCCCTTAAACTGCTTTTTATTTTGTTTACCTGCAAACGGTCAAACAAAGCTAATAGCTTTTATATTGAAGCCGGCTTTCTCACCTGCATATGGATTCTCAGTATATCTACAGTAGCTTTCTTATCCTTTAATAACCTTATAAAAACATATTTTGTCCTCGTTGTACCCATCGCAATACTCATGTACCTGTATTCGGTTTATCACCTTATTCCCAGATTGGCGAACAAAAAATGGCAACGAACCAATTATTTTTTCACCATATTCCTCTTCGCAGTTATCACCAGCTTATTGCTTTCCGGTCTTTTTGGACTGGTGCTATCTCCAAGTTACACTTACTATAGCTCCCTCTCCGTGCCCACCTTTAGCTCTATGTCTGTCAAACAGCTATATTCCACGGCAAGGGAAAAAGAATTTCTACTGACTGTTGCATTCGGAAATTTCTTCACACAAACCTTACTGGTCGTACCGCTTTCATGGAGGATATGTAAAGGACGTAATTCAAAAAAACTGGAGGAAATTCAAACACTCAAAACAGAACTCGGCAAATCCGATGCAAATCTCAATTTTCTGAAATCACAAATCAATCCACATTTCTTGTTCAACGCTTTAAATACGCTGTATGGAACCGCATTACAGGAAAAGGCCGAACGTACAGGAGAAGGAATTCAAAAACTAGGGGATATGATGCGTTTTATGCTGCAGGAAAACATAGAAGATAAAATTATGCTTTCAAAAGACGTAGATTATTTAAACAACTATATCGCCCTGCAAAAATTAAGAACCTCTGTTTCTGCTGATATAACTATAGAAACTCAAATCGAAGAGCAATTAAACAATCTGCTTATAGCTCCTATGCTCCTCATCCCCTTCGTCGAAAATGCCTTTAAACACGGTATCAGCTTAAATGCTCCTTCTCACATAAAAATCACACTGCAAACAAGTGGTCAAATCTTATATTTTGATGTACACAATAGCATTCATCATAAAAAAGACAGTGATCCCGAAAAGCTACAAGGTGGAATAGGCCTGCAAAACGTACAACAAAGACTAATGCTGATATATCCTGATAAGCATGAACTGATCATCAGGGAAAATGCGAAAGAATTTTTTATACATCTTACATTACAGCTTAACGGAAATGAGTAA